A section of the Sedimentisphaera cyanobacteriorum genome encodes:
- a CDS encoding glycoside hydrolase family 97 protein, whose protein sequence is MCLLRFAFLVFASALISNIYAETYKVHSPDDSVQISVEIDKDIQWSVKAEGKQILLPSKILLNSSRGVLGSEPDLISQNKRSISRTLKPAVREKRREIKDNFQEITLNFRQGWSLVFRAYEDGAAYRFKTDFDGEQIIKSETAEFNFPKDHKLYFPEEKSMITHQEREYLHTSLSKIDSDRFCSIPALIAPDNSPKVVLTESDLRDYPGFYLQGSGAKSFEAVFPKFVLDSHINPAGKGDRVPVIDKRADYIAKTGGTRAFPWRVVGIAKEDEDLIDSQLVWKLASPCELEDTSWIKPGKVAWDWYNANNIFGVDFDAGVNTKTYKYFIDFASEHGLDYIILDEGWYVLKDLTAPAEDMNLPELFSYAEKKDVGIILWMTWHTLNQQFEEVMPMFEKWGAEGLKVDFMQRDDQWMVNFYEKVAKDAAERHMLVDFHGSYKPAGLRRAYPNVITREGVRGGEQNKWSERANPEHNITLPFTRMYAGPVDYTPGAMVNAQKENFAERFERPMSLGTRCHQLAMYVIFESPLQMLCDSPSLYKQEPECMEFLSAVPTVWDETEVLDAKVAEYALTARKSGEEWYLGAMTDWSERQLEADLSFLGKGSYTAHIWKDGANAERYASDFAYIKKEVTRKDTLKINLAPGGGFAARFILR, encoded by the coding sequence ATGTGTTTACTTCGTTTTGCATTTCTGGTTTTTGCTTCAGCCTTAATCTCAAATATTTATGCTGAAACTTACAAAGTTCATTCCCCTGATGATTCAGTGCAGATATCAGTTGAAATCGATAAAGATATTCAGTGGAGTGTTAAGGCAGAAGGCAAACAAATTCTTTTGCCTTCGAAGATTCTGCTTAACTCCAGCAGAGGGGTGCTGGGCTCTGAGCCTGATTTAATATCCCAGAATAAACGCAGCATAAGCCGGACGCTTAAGCCCGCTGTGCGTGAGAAACGCAGGGAGATTAAGGATAACTTCCAAGAAATCACGCTTAATTTCCGCCAAGGATGGTCATTGGTTTTCAGAGCTTATGAAGATGGCGCTGCTTACAGGTTCAAAACTGATTTTGACGGCGAACAAATTATAAAATCCGAAACTGCCGAGTTCAATTTCCCCAAGGACCATAAGCTTTATTTCCCTGAAGAGAAAAGTATGATTACCCATCAGGAGAGGGAATATCTGCATACATCCCTTTCAAAAATTGATTCAGACAGATTTTGTTCAATCCCTGCCCTGATAGCACCGGATAATTCCCCTAAGGTGGTTCTCACTGAATCTGATCTTCGCGATTATCCCGGGTTCTATCTGCAAGGCAGCGGAGCAAAGTCTTTTGAGGCGGTTTTTCCGAAATTTGTTTTAGATTCCCACATTAACCCTGCGGGTAAAGGAGACAGGGTTCCGGTGATTGATAAACGTGCCGATTACATCGCAAAAACCGGAGGCACAAGGGCTTTCCCTTGGCGAGTGGTTGGAATTGCTAAGGAGGATGAAGACCTCATAGACAGTCAGCTGGTTTGGAAGCTCGCAAGTCCCTGTGAGCTGGAAGATACGTCTTGGATAAAGCCCGGCAAGGTAGCTTGGGACTGGTACAATGCAAATAACATTTTCGGTGTTGATTTTGATGCGGGTGTTAATACGAAAACATACAAATATTTTATCGATTTCGCTTCTGAACACGGCCTTGATTACATAATACTCGATGAAGGCTGGTATGTTCTGAAAGACCTTACAGCTCCAGCTGAAGATATGAACCTGCCTGAGCTTTTCAGCTATGCAGAGAAGAAGGATGTTGGGATTATCCTATGGATGACCTGGCACACGCTGAATCAGCAGTTTGAAGAGGTGATGCCGATGTTTGAGAAGTGGGGCGCTGAGGGGCTCAAGGTTGATTTTATGCAGAGGGATGATCAGTGGATGGTGAATTTTTATGAGAAGGTGGCTAAAGATGCCGCCGAGCGTCATATGCTTGTGGATTTTCACGGTTCATACAAGCCGGCCGGCCTTCGCAGGGCATACCCGAATGTTATAACAAGAGAAGGCGTTAGAGGCGGCGAGCAGAACAAATGGAGTGAGCGAGCTAATCCCGAGCATAATATCACTCTTCCGTTTACAAGGATGTATGCCGGACCGGTGGATTATACGCCGGGAGCGATGGTGAATGCTCAGAAAGAAAATTTTGCCGAAAGATTTGAACGCCCGATGAGCCTCGGAACCAGATGTCATCAGCTTGCAATGTATGTGATTTTCGAGAGCCCTCTTCAAATGCTATGCGACAGCCCTTCGCTTTATAAGCAGGAGCCTGAATGTATGGAGTTTCTCTCGGCCGTGCCCACTGTCTGGGACGAGACAGAGGTGCTTGATGCGAAGGTGGCCGAGTATGCTCTTACCGCAAGGAAGTCAGGCGAAGAGTGGTATCTCGGGGCTATGACAGACTGGTCTGAAAGGCAGCTCGAAGCAGATCTTTCATTTCTCGGTAAAGGCAGCTATACTGCTCATATATGGAAAGACGGCGCAAATGCAGAAAGGTATGCAAGCGATTTCGCCTATATCAAAAAAGAAGTTACGCGGAAAGACACTTTGAAGATAAATCTTGCCCCTGGAGGCGGATTTGCCGCAAGGTTTATACTAAGATAA
- a CDS encoding PEP-CTERM sorting domain-containing protein, with product MCYSFKYLSIGGAFLLIFVLPASAILVSNDGTSFNVNLITGTETAAQYYNYGGLLNGGSPDFGPESEKGFFWLYEQEGSSTLQLCMIVNTQGGTASNVDMRFFNADSGLPDGFETVLVADDKSSELKYEGSKNEFEGNWNWSSYGDGGVIGDLLSNPEENSEIHIAVGNLASTDFDWYFVSQGEDKYANPLIFYDDGTFETSGSLNDSQMIITIPEPATITLIGLGIIASRHRKNYV from the coding sequence ATGTGTTATTCATTCAAATACCTATCAATTGGCGGGGCTTTTTTGTTAATATTCGTTTTGCCTGCTTCGGCCATTCTGGTTTCAAACGACGGAACGTCTTTCAATGTAAATCTGATAACGGGCACTGAGACAGCAGCGCAATACTACAATTACGGCGGACTTTTAAACGGAGGCAGCCCAGACTTCGGCCCTGAAAGTGAGAAGGGCTTTTTCTGGCTGTATGAGCAGGAAGGCAGCTCTACCTTGCAGCTGTGCATGATTGTAAACACACAAGGGGGAACCGCTTCGAATGTGGATATGCGATTTTTCAATGCAGATTCAGGGCTTCCCGATGGATTTGAGACGGTGCTTGTGGCAGATGACAAATCTTCAGAGCTTAAGTATGAAGGTTCCAAAAATGAATTTGAAGGCAATTGGAATTGGAGCTCTTATGGGGATGGCGGTGTAATTGGAGACCTGCTCTCAAACCCAGAGGAAAACAGCGAAATCCACATTGCTGTTGGCAACTTAGCATCAACAGATTTCGACTGGTATTTTGTTTCGCAGGGCGAAGACAAATATGCCAACCCGCTGATTTTTTATGATGACGGAACTTTTGAGACTTCCGGCTCTCTCAACGACTCTCAGATGATTATTACAATCCCCGAGCCGGCTACAATTACGTTAATCGGTTTAGGGATTATCGCAAGCAGGCACAGAAAAAATTATGTTTAG
- a CDS encoding uroporphyrinogen decarboxylase family protein, giving the protein MQWKKLIDVINGNSQETIPAGFIIDSPWLPEWYGISTIDYFTNDRLWFEANMKAVETFPDVMFLPGFWAEYGMCTEPSAFGAKCSFQRNGLPHADKIISCVNDIDSLTLPKTETDGLAPFVLNRLRLNRTKIEGIGHSVRFAAARGPLNIASFLMGTTEFLMALRTDPEKVHKLLEIITEYTENWLRLQKQEFPTIDGILILDDIVGFCGEPDFKEFASKYLKRIFSAFDCSVRFFHNDADGKGCSSHLAEVGVNMFNFSFLHSIKEMKEWTGGEVALFGNIPPRDVLASGTPEEVSECVKAAFAGTEDKSGIIASAGGGMPDGVPTENIRSFTSALGDITSSPS; this is encoded by the coding sequence GTGCAGTGGAAAAAACTGATAGATGTTATTAACGGAAACTCGCAGGAGACCATTCCTGCGGGTTTTATTATTGACAGCCCATGGCTGCCCGAGTGGTACGGGATATCAACGATTGACTACTTTACTAATGACCGGCTTTGGTTTGAGGCCAATATGAAGGCTGTAGAAACCTTTCCCGATGTGATGTTTCTTCCCGGATTTTGGGCAGAGTACGGGATGTGTACTGAGCCTTCCGCATTTGGCGCAAAATGCAGCTTTCAGAGAAACGGTCTTCCGCACGCAGACAAAATCATCAGTTGTGTTAATGATATAGACAGCCTCACTCTTCCCAAAACGGAAACCGACGGCTTAGCACCTTTTGTTTTGAATCGTCTGCGTTTGAACAGAACAAAAATCGAAGGTATTGGTCATTCAGTGAGGTTCGCTGCTGCAAGAGGCCCTCTTAATATAGCTTCGTTCCTTATGGGAACAACCGAATTTCTTATGGCCCTGCGAACAGACCCTGAGAAGGTGCATAAGCTCCTTGAAATAATCACAGAATATACTGAAAATTGGCTGAGACTGCAAAAACAGGAATTCCCTACTATAGACGGCATCCTGATCCTTGATGATATAGTGGGTTTCTGCGGCGAGCCGGATTTTAAGGAGTTTGCCTCTAAATACCTGAAGAGAATTTTTTCAGCTTTCGACTGCTCTGTTCGGTTCTTCCATAACGATGCAGACGGGAAAGGCTGCAGCTCTCATTTGGCAGAGGTTGGCGTTAATATGTTCAATTTCAGTTTTCTGCATTCTATCAAAGAGATGAAGGAATGGACAGGAGGGGAAGTTGCTTTATTCGGCAATATACCCCCGCGGGATGTTTTGGCTTCCGGAACTCCTGAAGAGGTTTCTGAATGCGTGAAAGCTGCATTTGCAGGCACGGAAGATAAGTCCGGAATTATCGCCTCAGCGGGAGGCGGAATGCCGGATGGCGTGCCAACTGAAAATATCCGCTCATTTACTTCCGCACTTGGTGATATTACAAGTTCGCCTTCTTAA